The genomic segment TGAAGGGCGAGGAGCTTAAGATTTCCCTATGGCTAGTACGGGTTTACTCATGGATGACTCAGCTCCCCCCAGGCGTTTGCTTGACCAGGTGCGCGATGTGATTCGGCTGAAGCACTATTCCTATCGGACAGAACAGTCCTACGTTCAGTGGATTCGCAGATACATTCTGTTTCATAACAAACGGCATCCCAAGGAAATGGGGGTGCCAGAGATTGAGTCGTTTTTAACTCACTTGGCGGTGCAAGAGCATGTGGCGGCATCTACGCAAAATCAAGCTTTGAGTGCCCTGCTGTTTTTGTATCGAGAGGTGCTTTTTCTGCCCTTGGATGCTCGTATTGATGCGGTGAGGGCAAAGCCGTCCCGCAAGCTGCCAACGGTCTTGACTAAGGAGGAAGTACGTTCAGTCATTGTGCATATGACGTAACCGTCCCAGGAATTTAACGAAGGCTTAGGGATTTTGGGCTAGGAGTCCCGGTAAGGTGAAGCGATGAGCGACGAGATCGAGATAGCTGGAATCC from the Leptolyngbya sp. KIOST-1 genome contains:
- a CDS encoding phage integrase N-terminal SAM-like domain-containing protein, with product MASTGLLMDDSAPPRRLLDQVRDVIRLKHYSYRTEQSYVQWIRRYILFHNKRHPKEMGVPEIESFLTHLAVQEHVAASTQNQALSALLFLYREVLFLPLDARIDAVRAKPSRKLPTVLTKEEVRSVIVHMT